In Desulfonatronum sp. SC1, the genomic stretch ATCGTGGACACCATTTACGACAAGGTGGATCGAAGCCGGGGCGAGGTGAAAAAAATGGTGGAGTCCCTGCTATCGATCATGAAGACCGCCGTGAAGCGGGATCATGCGTTGCTGATCAGCGGTTTCGGCAAGTTCGAGGCCTACCCGAAAAAGGCCCGCAAGGGACGCAACCCGCAGACCAGCGAAACCATCACCCTGGATCCGCGTAAGGTGGTAGTTTTTCGGCTTTCCAAGAAGTTTCGCGCCGAAATCAATCCGCAATAACGAATGCTCCCGGTGTCTGGCGGGCGATTTGGCTCCTGGCTGCTTCGGCATTATCCAGGTTGCTGAATTCGCCCACCTGAACCCGCCAGAAGGTCTGGCCGTCGATTTCGGCCTGGACCACTCTGCTACCCGAGTATCCCCTGCCGCGCATTTCCTGCATCAGGCGGGCGGCGTTTTCCCGCTGGGAGAACGACCCGACCTGCACGAAGAACCTGCCGGGAATTCCGCCCGGCCACCTTCCCAAAGCCTCCACCCGCACTCTGGCCAATCCCGGTCGAATCACATCCAGTTCCTGAGCCGCCTTGTAGGACAGGTCCACGATTCGGTTCCCG encodes the following:
- a CDS encoding integration host factor subunit alpha; its protein translation is MSRTLTKAEIVDTIYDKVDRSRGEVKKMVESLLSIMKTAVKRDHALLISGFGKFEAYPKKARKGRNPQTSETITLDPRKVVVFRLSKKFRAEINPQ
- a CDS encoding septal ring lytic transglycosylase RlpA family protein — translated: PQAPAPPTARPYTVLGQTYHPLTSADGFSEEGVASWYGPQFHAKRTASGEVYNMYDLTAAHRILPMQTKIRVTNLENGKSVVLRVNDRGPFVGNRIVDLSYKAAQELDVIRPGLARVRVEALGRWPGGIPGRFFVQVGSFSQRENAARLMQEMRGRGYSGSRVVQAEIDGQTFWRVQVGEFSNLDNAEAARSQIARQTPGAFVIAD